ttattcttcattgttGGTATTAACTTCAAAACCTCGGAAGCAATAAGAATAACGGATGATACGAACTTATGTTTTACGCTTAAACGGGTTTAAGCTGAAAAATcgtttcttatcattttattgaaaaagtatttgttataattgaagataaaaaataccattgctttaaaaaaaaaaaaattttttttttgttatttaaatatagggtaagaatttaattaaatgggaaaGGGAGAAcatgatctatatgaaaaattcagGTAAATTCGTTAAAAAGACGGGGCGAGGAAAAAAACTTATTATGTTTTGCTCTTTGTACGCTGCTTTCTCCTCCTCATATTTCATGACAGTCTGTCTATCTGTCTGTCTCTCATCTTCCAAAAACCCTTATATATTCTAGGAGAGAATCAGTGTCCTATATATTCTAGGCAACCCGTCCGctttcctctccttccctctcccacaaaaccctaatactcattttcattttctgggCAGAATTTCTTTGAAAAGTTCTCATTCGATTTTCCAGAAATTAGCGGCGGCTGCTGCTGATGATGGCGGTGACGAAGTCGTGGGACCCTGACgactttcttctttgctttcaaTGCCCTTGCCTTTGACTcctaccaaaaatatttttttcccaccGACTATTCGTTCTACTCAGTACTCATTATTCGATTTTATAACGTTCAAAGTCAGCcttttcgtctctctctctctctgtattttTTTACGCTTTACGTTTGCGTggcttttttggtttttgggttTTGTACTTGTGCTTGTTGGGGGTGATCATTATTCGTGGTTCGGATTGTActgaagtctttttttttttcttttttttctttattttttattttttttaaatttcaaattgcTAGTCGTTGGCATTGGTCGTAGAATGGTGGGAATTGGATCGCTTTCCTAGATTTTACTTTTGGTATAAATACCCATGCACATGTGAAGTTTAtttgggaaaaataaattatggttgGTGATGGGGAATTTAGGGGAATTTGAACTAGAAAAGGctagttttttcaaataatattatttagggtgtttttttttttctcatgtcTAATTAGGatgcttttctttcttatccTTTTCCTATTGGTGGGCTTTCTACAAATCTTGATCTCTGGGTCGTCAGTTCAATATTGATCGGAGTTGGAATAAGAATTGAGTCGTAGTAATTGGGAGTCAATtgtgtcattttctttttccccatttcATTCATCTGGAAACCTTCGTTgctgaataatatttttttgactgAAAGAGGGCTAACATATTTTTCGAGTTTGAGCTTTGTcgttttgatgatgatgaacaatttacatttattttgattatgatttttttttatgaaaacagaAAGGAAAAGATTTTATCTGGGTtgcccttttctttcttttccctttgGAAATTAAGGCTTCTAATTGGGTAGTTGAGGTTTCCTAGTTGGGTTATTTATGATGGATTTGATGGCGAGTGAGGATGGTGGAGGTATTAAGACACCAAAAAAGATGGGAAATCAAGAATCAGGCATGACTTCTACAGTAAAGGCAGCAGGAAGTGTTAGTAGCAAAGATATGATGTTCAGAGCAGATCAAATTGATTTGAAAAGCTTGGATATTCAGCTGGAGAAGCACTTGAGTCGGGTTTGGTCCAGAAACATCGATATTCAAAGGCCTAAAGAAGAGTGGGAGATCGATTTGTCCAAATTGGATATCAGATATGTTATAGCTCAAGGGACCTATGGCACTGTATACAGGGGTACTTATGATAGCCAAGATGTTGCAGGTAATCTatgtcaattttcttttctcctgaTTTGGGTTTTTGCTTTTGCTTGGTTGCCGAGAAGACGTGGACAAGGATAGGGTGTTTGAGACTTTTAGCTTGTTAAGATTTTTGtgaagtacttataaaaaaaaaaaaaaaaaaaaaagatttttgtgAAGTTCCAAGGCTTTTTTCATACTTCTTGACCAATGAGCAAGAATGCATTCTTTTGGGGCCCGAACATCTTGCTATGATTGCCTATTGCCATATTATGTGCTCTAGCTCTTGATGCACGAGTAGCGGAAAAGTTGGGGAATTTGCAGGACACTCCACTACGTAACCCTTGTCATAAAGTTATGGATATGACATTTTAAGTTCTAATTTGATAGTTGGCCTTTAAGTTGCACCTTGGATTTCTATCAGCTTCCTCTGGtattaaattgagttttaaTAGAATCATCGTACTTATTAAGAGAATATTCTCTTTCAAAGAAATTGGATTTTTGCTTTTCTGTGCAAGATAATGTGTGCGTGCATGTCTGtcatatattttatgttcaagCTTGTGCTTAGTTTCCTAGCTTTGAGAATACATGGTGAACATTTCAGTTATGTTAGGTTCCAGTATATAAATCATATGCAGCGTCTACCAATGCAGATTTGACTACCTTTTGGGGACTGACATGTTTGTCTGTTATAGAGAgtagttttctttttgtcattgcACGGACATTAAACCCTGCTCATAGACAATTTTATTCACTGCATTTTACATTTGGATGCCAAAATAATTTGGCTGGAGTTAATTGCTCTCTGTAGCCAGTTATCCATTCATCATGTCACAAGTTAGCATGCATTGGACAATCTTGAACTTGGAAGTAAATAGAATGGTTCTTGAAATTTTAGGAATTCATTATAAACTTGTGGACAAGTTATTATGCTGTTAAAATGGTTAGGAAGGAATTTCGATCATGTTTCTTTTTTGTGGTTTGGTGGGGCTTGGATGAAGAAGGTTTATGTTGCAACATCTGTTACATATATGGTGTACCAAGTATATCTGATGACGTTGGGAGTTTATGCAATAAATTGTGTGAACTTTGTGCTGATGACATTGGCATGTGGATGGTTAAATGTTGCTCGTCTGAAGGAACACTAATGATTTTGATTTCTAATTATGCTGGTTCTGCTTGTTTTCATTAGCCAGCACTTCGGGCTGATGACGCTAGCCGTATAACACTTGATTCAAATTCTCACAGCACTGTCATGTTTGATATTACAGTGAAGCTGTTGGACTGGGGTGAGGATGGGCTTGCCACATCTGCTGAAACGGCTGCTATGCGAACATCATTTCAGCAAGAGGTTGCTGTTTGGCACAAGCTTGACCATTCTAATGTTACAAAAGTAAAACCATACTCTTCAACTTCTAATGTTCAATTGACATTACAATGATGATGAATAGCGTTATTTATCAAGGGGCTGTTCCAAACTCCACTATTTCTACtttgtattacttataaaatatttacattatgATCTCTATTGTGTTTATCTTACCTACTTCTTTGTGAGCTGTAATACAATTGTTTCATCTTAGTTTCCGAATATGGTATAACGTAAACTTGTAGTTCACCGTTGTTCTAAATGTTCacttatgatatattttttctttttaaaattttgattacaGTTTGTTGGAGCTTCAATGGGAACTTCAAATCTTAAGATTCCTTCTAAAAACCCTTCAATTGATGGTCACAATTCCCTTCCTTCTAGGGCATGttgtgtggttgtggagtatctCCCTGGTGGGACGCTAAAACAGTTCTTGATAAGAAATAGGCGAAAGAAACTTGCCTTTAAGGTTGTGATCCAACTTGCTTTGGACCTCTCTAGAGGGTGAGCTCCAGATTTTCATGACCAATTCTCTTTTTGATTGGTGATACAAGTAAATTAAATTGACAAACTAATCAGTACtatgcatctttttttttttctttcctcttatGCAGTCTTAACTATCTGCATTCAAAGAAGATCGTGCATCGCGAtgtaaaaacagaaaatatgTTAATTGATGCTCACAGAACTTTAAAAATTGCTGATTTTGGTGTTGCCCGTGTTGAAGCACAGAATCCAAGGGACATGACTGGCGAAACTGGTACCCTTGGATACATGGCCCCAGAGGTATATGTTAACTTAAATCTTTTGTGAGGCATAATTAGTCAACAGCTCATACCTGGGCCTATATTAGAAAATGGCTAATCAATGGTAGAATTGGAGCcacattataattattataaagagcaaaaacttatCCCttccaagtaatgtgggatttTATAGACCACCTACATTCATCACACACTGTGGGGTATCacagaaaaataagaaagaaaataaagtatatGGATTCATGTTGTTAGCTCCAGTTGAATTATGTGTTCTCTTAATGTCTATCTGTCTGTTACCCTCTCCCTCATACACATGGAGACACACACAGCCAGATATCTAGTTAAGAATTGAGGAGATTGTCTAGATTCTCATGGAAAGCTCTAAAACTAACGAGATCTTTGTGTAGGTTCTTGATGGTAAACCTTATAACAGAAGATGTGATGTGTACAGCTTTGGCATATGCTTATGGGAAATTTATTGCTGTGATATGCCTTACCCAGATCTTAGCTTTGCCGATGTGTCGTCTGCTGTTGTGCGACAGGTCAGTCCATTTGGAGAATAATTATATGTCCCCACAAAAATTCTGCCCTTTCTCTGCTTTGTTttgtgttcttatttttttgtctttaatgcACTAGTGTTGCTTAATGAAGCTTTTGGCAATTTCCAGTGTATAGTTAGTGGGTTTCAGAGGATGAATGGTACCGTTCTAAGCGTTGGGACTAACACTATATTCTCAATATTAGTTGATGTAGGGGTACTTTCAACATGTGTATTGTGTAGGATCATCCTGTAAACTCAAATATGTACTTGTGCCTTTTAATGCTACTGCCATCAGTGAGGAGTCGTATGATTTACCTGTAAGGGTAAGACCCTGTAGACATTATATGACTAATGCAAGTTttaagttcaaaattttttgaagtaCGCCCTCAAAGCTCCTTTTGGTTTGAACATATCAAGAAAGCCATTACAGTTGTTAGCTCTGAGTGTGTAAAACATTGATATTTGGTTGTATATTAGGAAAACTTTTTTGACCCCGACAGCAAAACTAACCCATGAGAAAAGGAGTCTAGCAGCCAACTATGTTAAACATAGAAGGGACGA
Above is a genomic segment from Juglans microcarpa x Juglans regia isolate MS1-56 chromosome 1D, Jm3101_v1.0, whole genome shotgun sequence containing:
- the LOC121248909 gene encoding serine/threonine-protein kinase STY13-like, which translates into the protein MMDLMASEDGGGIKTPKKMGNQESGMTSTVKAAGSVSSKDMMFRADQIDLKSLDIQLEKHLSRVWSRNIDIQRPKEEWEIDLSKLDIRYVIAQGTYGTVYRGTYDSQDVAVKLLDWGEDGLATSAETAAMRTSFQQEVAVWHKLDHSNVTKFVGASMGTSNLKIPSKNPSIDGHNSLPSRACCVVVEYLPGGTLKQFLIRNRRKKLAFKVVIQLALDLSRGLNYLHSKKIVHRDVKTENMLIDAHRTLKIADFGVARVEAQNPRDMTGETGTLGYMAPEVLDGKPYNRRCDVYSFGICLWEIYCCDMPYPDLSFADVSSAVVRQNLRPEIPRCCPSALANVMRKCWDANADKRPEMDEVVRMLEAIDTSRGGGMIPEDQASGCFCFSPARGP